In Clostridium omnivorum, the DNA window TTCTCTTATGAAAGAAAGCTTTTTTTCAAGTGTTTATAATACTATGAAAGCTTGCACTATTGCAGTGGTAGGTATAGGTGATATGTCAAGTAAATCTTCTTTTGTTCAAAAAAAATATATATCCACGGAAGAATATAATATTCTACATAAAGAAAATGCAGTTGGAGAAATATGTACACACTATTTTAATATAAATGGCAGTATAATTGAAAGTGGCTTAAATGATAGAGTACTTGCTATAGATATAGATAGTTTTATAAAAATCCCCCTCCGTATTGGCGTAGGCTGCGGGCCTGAAAAGCTTTCTGCTATAGCTGGTGCTGTACGAGGCAAGTTTATTAATGTGCTTATTACTGATCTAGAAACAGCAAATTCATTAACGAAAATCATATAGATTATTTATTGCTTAGCTCAACGTTCTACATAAACCTATATGTTTTGATAAAAATGAGAATCATCCATACGAAGTATTCTATTGAGCTGAAAGCTAAAAAAGTTCCCTCAAACTAGGTTAAAGCTTGAGGGAAACTTTTTAAGTTATAAAATTTACTATTTACTCTTTCAATTTATAAATACCATTTACATTTTGGAGTATTTCATGCCCAATCATCTACTTTCTTATTTCTACAATTTACTTGTAATTAAATTTCCTGATTCATACCTTTTGAGTCCTCTATAAAACATTATATAGGCTATTATTATCCATACTGCTGCCACTCCTAAAACCTTTAAAAGACTAATTATAGAAAAGTGATTTATTACACTTGCTGGAATGTATACAATGAAAACAGTTGGAATTACAGTATATAGAATAACTTTAATTACATTATTAAAAATTCCTTCAGGGTAAATACCGAATGTTACAAGAAATTCTATTACTAGCTGAGCTAAACCTTCCGTATTACCTGTGTAAAAGCTTAATGCATGGAAAGATACAAGCACTGCTGAAAAAATCAAAGCTCCAGTTATGCAGAAAATTACAAACAGCATGAATCCCTTTAAGTCTAAGCCTCTAGTTAAGAAAAATAGAATTATTCCATACAGGGTGTCCCCCCATGCAGAAACTACTGTTTTCGAGCAAATTATATTAAGCAGAGGGTCCTTAGGCTGCAATAGATAAGTATCCAGTTCTCCATTAAGTATCATTTTTGTTATCTGATTTAAATTACCAAACACTACATAACTTAATCCAAAACTAGTAGAAGAAATAGCCCAAAGCATCATTTCATCTTGAAAAGTGTATCCACCAATAGTATTTACGTTATTAAATAATATCCACCAAAAGAATATAAAGGCAGAATTATTTAATATCATTCCAAAGCACTGCATTAAAAAACTCATCCTATATTCCATAACTGAAGATAAATTAAACTTAAAATAGTAAATCATTAATCTTAAACTCTTTTTAGCCTCCATTAACATTCAAATTCTTTGCCCCCTTTCTGTAAAGACTCATTGCAAGAATAAAGAATATAGCCAAATATAATACTTGAATTGCAAATTCACCGGCAAATCTAGAAAAAGAAAAATCAACTGCAAGTCTTGCTGGAACGTATGTTACATATGCAAAAGGCAAATAATGTGATACCCCTTGTAACCACTTTGGAAAAAGTTCTATAGGTACTAGCATTCCTCCCAAAGTAAATATTAACTTTGAATAAATCCAGAAAAAAGCAGTATTATCTTCAATCCAAAAGGAGGTTAATGCCAATGATAAATATATAAAAAAATTTATTGTACAGCCCAAAAGCAAGGATAAGATTATAAAAGGTAAATGAATAATGTTAAATCCTTCTAGTGAACCTGCATATATTAATCCTATTGCAAGTCCAACTAATCCATTAGCTAAAAGCTTAATACTAACCTCACCAACATAATATGAAAAGCAATAAAGAACATAGTTATAAGGCTTATTTAATAAATATGCTATATTTCCACTCTTAACATCCTCATTTACCTGATTATGCATATCAGTTCTTGATAGAGTCACTAGTTCAGTAAAGATCAAATACCATATCATTGCAGTTAAACTAAGTCCGCCAATAGTTGCAGTTCCCTTTTGAGCATAAATGGTTTTCCAAAGCATTAAATATATAAACATGATAAAAACAAAGAATAGATTCTTACTAAGAAAGTTCCAAAAATACACTAAGCTATTTGTCATTGTTATCTTAGAGATTTCACTGTATTTGCGAAGCAATTTCATTGTTATCTGCACCCCTATTAAATCTATAAATATATGATATTATTTCTTCCAGCGGAGGCTCAGATATAGTGATATCATTAACCTTACCGCAGCTTATTAAATTAGTTAAGACCTCCTCGATATCTTGCTCAGATGTATTTACTTGGACCTTTATTGCATCTCCCTTATTTTTAATAACATTTAGATTATATTTATCAAGATTAACTATATCATTATACTTAATCTGAATAACCTTTTTATTTAAATAATCATGTTTTAGCCTTTTAATGCTCTCATTTAAAACAACTTCACCATGATTAATTATTATTGCTCTTTTACATAACTGTTCTATGTCACCGGCATCATGAGAAGTTAAAAAGATGGTTGTCTTTTCTTCCTTGTTTAATTTTAAAATAAGTTCTCTTATTTTTTGCTTAACAACAACGTCAAGTCCTATAGTTGGCTCATCTAAAAAGATTATTTCAGGCTCATGTAATATGGATGCTGCTATCTCACAGCGTATTCTCTGGCCTAAGGATAGCTTTCTAACAGGCACATCCATTAAATCCCCTATTTCAAATATTTCTTTTAACATATCTATTCTCTTTTTAAGTTTTTCACTATCCATCTCATAGATATTGCCTAGAAGATTAAAGCTGTCTAATGGTGGTAAGTGAAACCACAGCTGAGACTTTTGTCCAAAAACTGTTCCAATTTTATAGGATAACTTTTTTCTGTCCCTAGATGGATCATGGCCTAATACTTCAAGCTCTCCGCATGAAGGGTGCAGAATTCCTGTTAGCATCTTGATAGTTGTTGATTTACCAGCTCCATTTGGACCTATGAAGGCCAATATCTCCCCTTTTTCCACTTCAAAGGAAATATTATTTACTGCTTGGATTTCTCTGTACGAAGGTGAAAAAATAGATTTGACACTGCCCTTTAGACCTGGTTCTTTAGTTTTAACCTTAAATGTTTTGCCTAGGTTGTGAACTTTTATTATACTCACACAACCACCTCCTTATAAAAAAATAAAGCCCAAGAACAAATCTCAAGTTAGAGACTCGTCCTTTAGGCTTTTCTCCTAAAAGTGTAGATTAAATCCTGTATCGCTCGGACCAGACGTTATAAACCGGAACCCTAGATACACTCTCGTATAGAAACTATACCATAAATGATAAATATTGTAAACCCTTTAAATTCATTAAATCCCACTTTTTCACCTTTATTTATTTATACTTTCAATTATTTTATCCAAACTATCAACCTCTGCAAATCTGTCTTTAAAAATATAAAAATTATGATATTCATATATTTCTTTTCCTGATAAAATTTCATTATCAAAAGTCGTATTAGTGTGCTCAGGCATTATTAGTTTATAACCTTTTTCGAAAGCAACTCTACAAGTTGTATCTATACAATATTCCGTTTGCATACCAACTAATATCAATGTTTCTATGCTTTTACTGCAAAGATAGGCTTCCAATTCTGTATTTTTAAATGCACTGTTGTAGTTTTTTCGAATGATCTTTTCGCTTTCTTTAGGATAAATTGAACTATGTATATCCCAACCTGATGAAAATGGCTTCAACTCATCGTTCTTTTCTCCATCATGTTGAATATATATAACTTCTACTTTTCTGGTCCTGCAACTATCTATCAATTCTTTTATGTTTGATAGTGTTTTATCAATATTATATGGATTTCCATCCACTAATGCATTTTGAACATCAACAACTAATAATGCTGTATTTTTCATCGCTTTTCCTCCAACCTTTAATTTAATACCTGTATACTTTTATATTATAATACATAATTTTACCACTATAAAAGGAATTTACCAGATGCTAACAATATAATATTCTTTTAATAATTTTAAAGCCCAATTTACAATAATTTTTCATTATTGTAAATCAGGCCTTATTACAATTATAAATTCAATATTAGTTCATCTAATTTTCTTTTAGGAACATGGTGTACTTGTTCTTCATCTCTCCAGTATTTCACATCCTTTGGATCCTTCATATCTTCAAGTGCAACTTCTTCTTTAGGTTTTCCTAGAGCTATTACAAGAAGTATCTCATATCTTTCAGGAATATCTAGGGACTTTCTTAGCCCATCCCTATCAACTGAACCAAACATACAACCTCCTAGTCCTTTTTCCACTGCACCCAAAAGTATACTTTGACATGCTATTCCATGATCCCACATGCAATTTGCAGATATTTCTTTATCCAATAGCATTACAACATATCCTGTAGGTCTCTCACCTTTTTCCGGTCCATTCCACTCCTTTAAATAACCAGCCCATCTAAGATGAGGAAAAATAACATTATTTTTATCTTCTACATTAGACAATATGTACTTTAATGGTTGAAGATTTGCACCTGAAGATGATAGACGTGCTAAATCAATAAGTTCCTCTAAAGTTCCATTTTCAATTTTTACGTCTTCATAAAATCTTCTGTAGGTTCTATTTTTTTCAATAAGTTGTCTAATCATTAAACACACCTTCCTTCAGAATCTATTATAACACTTTTATATTAGCTAATTCCTTAGCCTTTTTATTTATAATAAACATAAAAGCCCAAATGCAATATTCATGTACATATCTCTAAGTATTTTCTAATTTAAATTCAGTGAGTCTCATAATAATCCATAACTGACTTTTCTTCAAAGCCACAGGCTTTATATAAATTAAGAGCATTTTTGTTTTCAGCGGCTACTTCAAGACCTACACTATGAATATTATAGTACTTTAAAATTTCTAATGCAGCTTTTATAGACTCTCTTCCAAAGCCATTTCTTCTATATTCAGGAAGTATTCCAAAACCACTAATAAATCCACTCTTCTCATCAAAATCAATTTTAATCTTACCTATGATTTTTGAATTTAATTCAATCATATAGGTAACTTTATTATTTTTTTCCTCATCTTCTGGCATTATTATAAGTTCATAAGTGCCGCCAAAATATATGGAGTTCTGTCTTGATATCTCTTCTGCATCAGAATTAGAAGCCTTTCTTAAAGTTACATGCTTGCTTTCTTCAGATGTAATAATATTATCTAGTTTCATTTCATATTCTGAGAAAGAATATATGGCATCTGTGCTTCTAATAAATTGTAAGCCTGATACCGAATTATTATCACATACCAATAAAATTCTTTTAAATTCCCTCCTTATGCATTCTTCCTTTGCTAAAGTATATAACCTATTAAATGTTCCTTTTCTTCTGTACTGTGGATGAACCATTCCCGTTAATTCGCCTGCATCCCCACCAAAATTACATATACCTATATACCCAATTAGCGTCTCTCCCGAATAACAAAAGAATTCATTAATATTTTTTATATCATTTTCTCTATTCATCTGACTTACATTTAGTTTATAATCAAGCTCTAATTTCAAAAACATTTTTTCTTCTTTTAAACATATATTCTTAAGAATTTCTATATTATTGTAATCTTCTTCACTAATATACTGTTTTAAGCAAAGACTTAATTTTTCCATATGACTACCCCTTTAATATTCTTAATATTAATTCCAATAAAATCTTACTAAGTGTATATTACTAATTGACCAAATATTATCAATCACTTACTTACAAGCTCATAAATCCACTGGTAACATTCTTCTAGCTCCTTATCACTTATTAAATTGGAGTTGTGTTCAAATAATACCTTGTACTGGTTATTTACCTCATTCAAGACACTAAAGTAACGTTTCATATCGCCCCAACCATCTTCAGACTTTAAAGACTTAAGAGCTGGATAGTGCCCAACTCCATTAACTTGAGCATTCCAAAGATGTACTAGATAAGTATATTTGCCAAACCTTTTTAATATCTGCTCATAATTAAAATTTTTATCTATGGATTGCTGTATATGTATTCTGCCAAAATCAAGGCAAATTTTTATATCTGAATATACATCCAATGAGTTCTCTAATAAATTTGTTTCATAAACATATTTATTAAGTGCATCTAGCTCTAACACTGGTGTAAAATTATATTTTTCACCTAGCATAGATAATAATTTAAAAAAACACTTACTTTTTTCTTCAAACTCCTCAAAAGTTATTTCTGATTCATAATAGTATTCAGAGTTGTCATAAAACCTCCATGGAGACCAATCAACTCTATTATCTAAAATCACTGGTTTAGGATAATGTAGTAAAATATAGTCAGGTTTTAATTCTCTAGCCCTTTCAAATTCATTTTTCATATACTTAATTGACTCTTCATAGGTTGTTTTGTCCATTGATAGATATTGAGGATCCCTAGCTCTCCATTGATTTTTTAAAAGTGGAAAATGTATACCAAGGTTTAACTGCCTGCTAATTATATTTTCTTTTAGCACTTGCAATTCTTTTAATGAATCTATTTGGCATACCTCTATTCCCCAAAAGTTATCCCTATAGTCCCTTAACTGTTTATCTAAATTAAATTTATCAAAGTGTCCAATTAAAAATCTTTTCATAGCATCCTCCCTTTTAATATACATTGTTATTCAAGTATCCATCTATGCTAATCTGTCCAAATATTTCAGTACCAAATAACTCATCCTTAAGTCGATTATTAAAATTGGTAACAAATGTAGCCTTTTCATCCAAAATCAACTTTGCAGTTTGTGTATTTAAAAGCTTATAACCATCTTCACAAAAGCCTATCTCAAAATTCTCAATTCTATCCTGAAGTTGGTTAAAAAAATAAGGGTTGCTTCTATCCAACCAATTAGAACACATAAAAATAGACATAACACCAATTTCATCAAGCACATCGGCATCTCTAAGCACCTGCAAGCAATAATCATCTTCATGTTCTTCTTTATTTGAATGCTTTTCGACTAAAGTTAATAATCTATGTTTTTCTTCAATATTCTCACGTATTTCTTTATTGCTTTCTAACCAATTACATACAATTTCTTTACTTATTAATGCATGTCCTTCTCTTTTGTGAATTCTACCTACATCATGAAGTACAGCAGCTAGTCGTGTAAGTAAAATCTCATCATTGGTCAAATCATGATATTCTTTTTCTAATATCTTTTTAACATATCCTTCAACCCGGAAGGAATGCAAAACTACAAACTCCCAGCTATTTCTCCATGGGTGAATTGTTTCATAATCCATACTCTTGTCTTTTAAATAAGTAATAAGAAACTGTTTACCTTCATCTAAAATATTTTTTTCCATATTTTCTCTCCATATAATACTTTCTATTCTAAAAACCTTCTAATGTAGTACTATTTTATTTTTCTTTTATATTTTCTAATTGTGAATGCATATTTCTACATCTTTCAATCCACAAACTTCATAAATACTATGCTTTTCTTTATATTCTACAAATGCCTTTCAACTCCTGCAAATACAAGCAAAAGGCCTAGTTATATACATATAACTAAGCCTTTTAAAACTCGATTGCATTAAATTCTATTATTATTTTAGATACTCTTTAATTCCCATAACTATATCTTTAAAAATAGGAGCAGCAGTAGTTCCACCACTTTGCTTTTCTGGATCTATTTCCTTTGCAAATACTACCATAGAGTAATATTGATTATTATATTTAAAAAAGCCAGCAAACCATCCATCTGATAGTTTTTTTGTTCCATCATATCTCTCTGTACTACCTGTCTTTCCTCCTACTTCTATGCCATCAATATTTGCTGCAGTACCTGTACCTTGTTTAACAACTTTTTTCATCTGTTCTTTTAAAATTGCTGCTGTATTTTTACTAATTACACTTTGAGACGTAGTTGATACTTTTTCTTTTTCATTATTGTTTTCATCTACATAAGCCTCAATAATTTGAGGTTTTATATAAATTCCATTGTTTACAACAGTATTAGGTACGTTTATCACTTGTATTGGAGTAACTCTAGCTGTTTGGCCCATAACAAATTGTCCTGAACCTTCACCATTTGCAGTATCTGGTCTGTCAATTTGTCCTTTAGCCTCACTGTCAAAATTCAAAATTTTAGTACTTAGTCCATGTGCTTGTGCATTATCAAGTATATTGTTTACGCCTATAATATCCCCTAATTGAGCATATACATTATTACAGGATACTACCAGTGCTTCTTCTGCATTTAATATACCATGATCTTTGTCCTTACAGTTTTTATATATCTTCTGGACACAAGGATATTTATCAGTTGTACTTATTAATTTTCTCTCTATCCCAGATTCCTCAACTAGAACTTTAAATACTGACCCCATATAAAATCCACTTTCTGTAGCCGAACCTAGATTTACATTTGGCTGAGTATCATCCTTCTGAGTTATAGCCCTAATCTTCCCAGTTGAAGCCTCCATTAGTATTACACCTACCTGGTTTAAGTCCTTATACTTATCAGAATTTAATATACTTTTAATTTTATCTTGTATATTTTTATCTATGGTCAATCTTACATTTGTATTGTCAGGATAAGATGTAATGTTTTGCTGCGATATAACATTTCCTTCTATATCTTTTTCAATTTTTATCGTTGGATACTGATTTCCTTTGGTTTTATTATACAGCAGCATTTCCAAGGATGAGGCTGATTTTTGCTTATTATCTATTGGATTAGTTGATCTTGTTAGTAGATTTTCTATGCTCCATGCTTCAGTTCTATCTACTTCAGAATTTGTATAGGTGTAGAATCCTTTAATGTTCTTTAAAAGCTTCAGCTTATTATAAGTAGATTCATCAATTTTGTAGTACTTTAAACTTTTGTCATTGTAAAGCCCTATATTTGATAAATCATAATCTTTATTATAATTTCTAAGTATATAAATGAGTGCGTAAATATCGTCATTTTCATTAGTATTAGAATAATTTCTAATAAATAGTGAACCATCAATTACAGCATAATAATTTGTCTTATAGTTTAATAGATTCTTGCCATTTTTATCAAAGAGAGTATAATTCAAGTCACTTATTTTAATTTCCTGGCTATATTGAAGATCTGCCATTGTTTTTAGTACCGGACTCTGGTCTATGGTCATTACTTTTGCACGCCACAACAAAAATGCTAATACTAGACTAAAAACACATAATATAAAATACAATCTATGGTTTTCACTTTTATTTATCATAAAAAAACACCTCACTATGGCTAAATTTTAGCCGAAAATGAGATGTTTTATACGAAATATATGATTAATCTTCTCTTTGCAAAAATTGTTTTATGTTAGCCACAATCATATCTATTGCAACTTTATTATGTCCACCCTCAGGTATTATAATATCGGCATATCTCTTGGTAGGCTCTATAAACTGCATATGCATAGGCCTTACAACATTAAGATATTGATTTATAACAGAATCTACTGTTCTACCTCTTTCATTTATGTCTCTAATAAGTCTTCTAATTATTCTAACATCAGCATCTGTATCTACGTATATTTTTATATCTAAAAGATCCCTAATTTCTAATTCTTCAAGTACAAGGATTCCTTCAACAATGATTATCTCTCTTGGTTCTACCCTTGTAGTTTCTGCTTTTCTATTATGAACTTCAAAATCATAACTTGGCTTATCAATCGCTTGTCCATTAAGCAATTTATTCAAGTGTTCAACTAAAAGCCTAGTGTCAAAAGCATCAGGATGATCATAATTTATCTTTACTCTATCCTCAAAAGACAAATTACTCTGATCCTTATAGTATGAGTCCTGCTCTATCATAGCTATACATTGCTCGCCAAACTTTTTATAAATCTCTTTAGCAATAGTACTTTTACCGGAACCAGTTCCCCCTGTAATGCCTATTAAAATCGGACGCCTCATTACTTTTCCTCCTTGTTCTTTATAAGCATGTCGTCTTTTTCTAATTTTTCATCAGTATTTATTGTAAAAATCATTTGAGCAGATGGTGCAGCTTCAATTTTGTTTCCTTCACTATCCATCATATTTTTTAAAGTTACTTTCAAGTTGTCGCCTTTTGCCCTCATAACTTCAACTTGATCTCCTTCACAAACTTTATTTCTTTGTTCAATTACTGCAGTACCATCTTTATATTCTTTTACAATACCTACTATATCATAGCCTCTTATATAGGAGGATGTTTCATAAATTTGTCTATTTTTTTCTCCAAAATAAAAACCAGTATGGTAATTTCTGTGACTTATCATTGTTAGGTATTCCATCCATTTAGGATTGAATTTATAACCTGCAGGGTTTTCAAAATAACTGTCAACAGCTTCTCTATAAGCTTTAACAATTGAAGCAACATAAAATGAACTCTTCATTCTTCCTTCAATTTTTAGAGATGTTATACCTGCAGCCACAAGTTCTGGGATATATTCAATCATACATAAATCCTTAGAATTCATTATATAAGTTCCCTTTTCGTCCTCATATACAGGGAAGTATTCGCCTGGTCTCTTTTCTTCCATTAGAGAATATTTATATCTGCATGGTTGAGCACATTCTCCTCTATTAGCATCTCTACCAGTCATGTAGTTTGATAATAAGCATCTTCCAGAGTAAGACATGCACATAGAACCATGTACAAAAGCTTCTAATTCTAAATCTTCAGGAATTCTTTTTCTAATCTCTTTTATTTCTTCTAATGATAGTTCTCTAGCTAAAACAATCCTCTTTACACCTTGTTTATACCAAAACATGGCAGACTTCCAATTTACATTGTTTGCTTGAGTACTTAAATGAAGTTCAAGGTTTGGTACCACTTCTCTTGCAGTCATTATAATACCAGGGTCTGATACTATAATAGCATCTACTTTTAAAGAATATAGATCAATTAAGTATTCCTCTAAACCTTCCAAATCTTCATTATGAGGGAATACATTTAAAGTAACATATACTTTTCTCCCACGAGAGTGCGCATATTCAACACCTTCACTTAATTCTGCATTAGAAAAATTATCTGCAAAAGCTCTTAAATTTAATTTGCTGCCACCTAAATAAACAGCATCCGCTCCAAAATTTATTGCAGTTTTTAACTTTTCTAAATTCCCTGCAGGAGCTAAAACTTCAGGTTTATTCATTTTTATCCTCCTTTCACTGGAAACACGGTTAGACAACTTTGTCAAATCCCATGGACAGCCTTCCTGTAAATGTCCATTTAGGGCATTTACCTCCTTGTTGTCACAGCAATTCCATCACCCATTGGCAGTACTGAGGTTATTAAATCTTCATCATTTGAAACCATGTCTAAATAACTTTTCATTCTTTTTACAATGGTAATCTTTCTTCTTTTTATCAAATCCTTGGATGCTACCATTCCTCTAAAAAGAACATTGTCTGCTACTATTATACCGTCTTGCTTTAATAGTCTTAAACAATGAGGCAAAAAGTGATTATAATGACCTTTGCCTGCATCCATAAAAATCATATCATAACTGTCATTAAGATTTTCTATTACCTCTAGACAATCGCCTTCAAGTATTTTTATATTGTTTTGAAACCCATACTTTTCAATATTGGATTTTGCTCTCTCAATCATTTCAGCATCTCTTTCAACAGTTGTTATTTCACAATCCTTATCTGAAGTTAAATACATTAGAACCGCAGAATACCCTATGGCAGTTCCGAGTTCTAGAATCTTTTTAGGCTTTTTTATGGTTACCATTAGTTCTAGAAACTTTGCTGTTTCCTTTTGCACAATAGGAACGGAATTTTCCTTTGCATAACATTCCATGTCTCTTAATACGCCGTTGTGCTCTGGAATCAACTGCCTTATATATTGTTCCATATAA includes these proteins:
- a CDS encoding ABC transporter permease; the protein is MLMEAKKSLRLMIYYFKFNLSSVMEYRMSFLMQCFGMILNNSAFIFFWWILFNNVNTIGGYTFQDEMMLWAISSTSFGLSYVVFGNLNQITKMILNGELDTYLLQPKDPLLNIICSKTVVSAWGDTLYGIILFFLTRGLDLKGFMLFVIFCITGALIFSAVLVSFHALSFYTGNTEGLAQLVIEFLVTFGIYPEGIFNNVIKVILYTVIPTVFIVYIPASVINHFSIISLLKVLGVAAVWIIIAYIMFYRGLKRYESGNLITSKL
- a CDS encoding ABC transporter permease gives rise to the protein MFIYLMLWKTIYAQKGTATIGGLSLTAMIWYLIFTELVTLSRTDMHNQVNEDVKSGNIAYLLNKPYNYVLYCFSYYVGEVSIKLLANGLVGLAIGLIYAGSLEGFNIIHLPFIILSLLLGCTINFFIYLSLALTSFWIEDNTAFFWIYSKLIFTLGGMLVPIELFPKWLQGVSHYLPFAYVTYVPARLAVDFSFSRFAGEFAIQVLYLAIFFILAMSLYRKGAKNLNVNGG
- a CDS encoding ABC transporter ATP-binding protein is translated as MSIIKVHNLGKTFKVKTKEPGLKGSVKSIFSPSYREIQAVNNISFEVEKGEILAFIGPNGAGKSTTIKMLTGILHPSCGELEVLGHDPSRDRKKLSYKIGTVFGQKSQLWFHLPPLDSFNLLGNIYEMDSEKLKKRIDMLKEIFEIGDLMDVPVRKLSLGQRIRCEIAASILHEPEIIFLDEPTIGLDVVVKQKIRELILKLNKEEKTTIFLTSHDAGDIEQLCKRAIIINHGEVVLNESIKRLKHDYLNKKVIQIKYNDIVNLDKYNLNVIKNKGDAIKVQVNTSEQDIEEVLTNLISCGKVNDITISEPPLEEIISYIYRFNRGADNNEIASQIQ
- a CDS encoding cysteine hydrolase family protein is translated as MKNTALLVVDVQNALVDGNPYNIDKTLSNIKELIDSCRTRKVEVIYIQHDGEKNDELKPFSSGWDIHSSIYPKESEKIIRKNYNSAFKNTELEAYLCSKSIETLILVGMQTEYCIDTTCRVAFEKGYKLIMPEHTNTTFDNEILSGKEIYEYHNFYIFKDRFAEVDSLDKIIESINK
- a CDS encoding nitroreductase family protein gives rise to the protein MIRQLIEKNRTYRRFYEDVKIENGTLEELIDLARLSSSGANLQPLKYILSNVEDKNNVIFPHLRWAGYLKEWNGPEKGERPTGYVVMLLDKEISANCMWDHGIACQSILLGAVEKGLGGCMFGSVDRDGLRKSLDIPERYEILLVIALGKPKEEVALEDMKDPKDVKYWRDEEQVHHVPKRKLDELILNL
- a CDS encoding GNAT family N-acetyltransferase gives rise to the protein MEKLSLCLKQYISEEDYNNIEILKNICLKEEKMFLKLELDYKLNVSQMNRENDIKNINEFFCYSGETLIGYIGICNFGGDAGELTGMVHPQYRRKGTFNRLYTLAKEECIRREFKRILLVCDNNSVSGLQFIRSTDAIYSFSEYEMKLDNIITSEESKHVTLRKASNSDAEEISRQNSIYFGGTYELIIMPEDEEKNNKVTYMIELNSKIIGKIKIDFDEKSGFISGFGILPEYRRNGFGRESIKAALEILKYYNIHSVGLEVAAENKNALNLYKACGFEEKSVMDYYETH
- a CDS encoding sugar phosphate isomerase/epimerase, which gives rise to MKRFLIGHFDKFNLDKQLRDYRDNFWGIEVCQIDSLKELQVLKENIISRQLNLGIHFPLLKNQWRARDPQYLSMDKTTYEESIKYMKNEFERARELKPDYILLHYPKPVILDNRVDWSPWRFYDNSEYYYESEITFEEFEEKSKCFFKLLSMLGEKYNFTPVLELDALNKYVYETNLLENSLDVYSDIKICLDFGRIHIQQSIDKNFNYEQILKRFGKYTYLVHLWNAQVNGVGHYPALKSLKSEDGWGDMKRYFSVLNEVNNQYKVLFEHNSNLISDKELEECYQWIYELVSK
- a CDS encoding HD domain-containing protein; this translates as MEKNILDEGKQFLITYLKDKSMDYETIHPWRNSWEFVVLHSFRVEGYVKKILEKEYHDLTNDEILLTRLAAVLHDVGRIHKREGHALISKEIVCNWLESNKEIRENIEEKHRLLTLVEKHSNKEEHEDDYCLQVLRDADVLDEIGVMSIFMCSNWLDRSNPYFFNQLQDRIENFEIGFCEDGYKLLNTQTAKLILDEKATFVTNFNNRLKDELFGTEIFGQISIDGYLNNNVY
- a CDS encoding penicillin-binding transpeptidase domain-containing protein — translated: MINKSENHRLYFILCVFSLVLAFLLWRAKVMTIDQSPVLKTMADLQYSQEIKISDLNYTLFDKNGKNLLNYKTNYYAVIDGSLFIRNYSNTNENDDIYALIYILRNYNKDYDLSNIGLYNDKSLKYYKIDESTYNKLKLLKNIKGFYTYTNSEVDRTEAWSIENLLTRSTNPIDNKQKSASSLEMLLYNKTKGNQYPTIKIEKDIEGNVISQQNITSYPDNTNVRLTIDKNIQDKIKSILNSDKYKDLNQVGVILMEASTGKIRAITQKDDTQPNVNLGSATESGFYMGSVFKVLVEESGIERKLISTTDKYPCVQKIYKNCKDKDHGILNAEEALVVSCNNVYAQLGDIIGVNNILDNAQAHGLSTKILNFDSEAKGQIDRPDTANGEGSGQFVMGQTARVTPIQVINVPNTVVNNGIYIKPQIIEAYVDENNNEKEKVSTTSQSVISKNTAAILKEQMKKVVKQGTGTAANIDGIEVGGKTGSTERYDGTKKLSDGWFAGFFKYNNQYYSMVVFAKEIDPEKQSGGTTAAPIFKDIVMGIKEYLK
- the udk gene encoding uridine kinase, coding for MRRPILIGITGGTGSGKSTIAKEIYKKFGEQCIAMIEQDSYYKDQSNLSFEDRVKINYDHPDAFDTRLLVEHLNKLLNGQAIDKPSYDFEVHNRKAETTRVEPREIIIVEGILVLEELEIRDLLDIKIYVDTDADVRIIRRLIRDINERGRTVDSVINQYLNVVRPMHMQFIEPTKRYADIIIPEGGHNKVAIDMIVANIKQFLQRED
- a CDS encoding peptidase U32 family protein, encoding MNKPEVLAPAGNLEKLKTAINFGADAVYLGGSKLNLRAFADNFSNAELSEGVEYAHSRGRKVYVTLNVFPHNEDLEGLEEYLIDLYSLKVDAIIVSDPGIIMTAREVVPNLELHLSTQANNVNWKSAMFWYKQGVKRIVLARELSLEEIKEIRKRIPEDLELEAFVHGSMCMSYSGRCLLSNYMTGRDANRGECAQPCRYKYSLMEEKRPGEYFPVYEDEKGTYIMNSKDLCMIEYIPELVAAGITSLKIEGRMKSSFYVASIVKAYREAVDSYFENPAGYKFNPKWMEYLTMISHRNYHTGFYFGEKNRQIYETSSYIRGYDIVGIVKEYKDGTAVIEQRNKVCEGDQVEVMRAKGDNLKVTLKNMMDSEGNKIEAAPSAQMIFTINTDEKLEKDDMLIKNKEEK
- a CDS encoding O-methyltransferase, producing the protein MSGITYDYMEQYIRQLIPEHNGVLRDMECYAKENSVPIVQKETAKFLELMVTIKKPKKILELGTAIGYSAVLMYLTSDKDCEITTVERDAEMIERAKSNIEKYGFQNNIKILEGDCLEVIENLNDSYDMIFMDAGKGHYNHFLPHCLRLLKQDGIIVADNVLFRGMVASKDLIKRRKITIVKRMKSYLDMVSNDEDLITSVLPMGDGIAVTTRR